The following proteins are encoded in a genomic region of Musa acuminata AAA Group cultivar baxijiao chromosome BXJ2-11, Cavendish_Baxijiao_AAA, whole genome shotgun sequence:
- the LOC135627724 gene encoding UDP-glycosyltransferase 92A1-like: MEDGERQHVVLFPFMAQGHITPFVALAELLRRRRPTLIVTLVSTPLNIQKIKSSSCPPSLSSIRLRSIPFSPAAHGLPPEAETTGAIPFHQIVTLLHASRSLQPAFEQLIEDITQEDGRPPLCIIADNFFAWSVHVARRFGTFHSIFFTSGAYGTTVYSSLWTHLPHRKTNSDDFPLPEFPDTIIHRSQLPKHLLMADGTDPWSDFLQGQISLSSETDAVIINTVEEVEKTGLRMLRKVLPCPVWPVGPVLSSLSSPSSASAGNDHIMKWLDSQPPASVLYISFGSQNTIAAPQMKELAMGLEASRTRFLWVIRPPVGFDVKGEFKAEWLPEKFEERMRDEGTGVLVHGWAPQLEILSHASTGGFLSHCGWNSVLESLSRGVPIVAWPLSGDQLYNAKIMEEELGVCVEVARGNMESSKADRVVVEKVVKEVMHGGQRGKEIRRRVEEVRGLMKEAWRDGPGSSVKGLSEFFRAAASMRGAGMKM; this comes from the coding sequence ATGGAGGACGGCGAGCGCCAACACGTGGTTCTCTTCCCCTTCATGGCCCAGGGCCACATCACTCCCTTCGTCGCCCTCGCCGAGCTCCTCCGCCGCCGTCGTCCCACTCTCATCGTCACTCTGGTCAGCACCCCTCTCAACATACAAAAGATTAAAAGTTCGTCctgccctccctccctctcttcgATTCGACTTCGCTCCATTCCTTTCTCCCCCGCCGCCCACGGACTCCCCCCTGAAGCTGAGACCACCGGGGCCATCCCCTTCCACCAGATCGTCACTCTCCTCCATGCCTCCCGGTCCCTCCAGCCCGCTTTCGAGCAGCTCATCGAAGACATAACGCAGGAAGACGGCCGTCCGCCTCTCTGCATCATCGCTGATAACTTCTTTGCATGGAGCGTCCACGTTGCGCGCCGTTTCGGAACTTTTCATTCCATATTTTTCACCAGCGGAGCTTATGGCACGACCGTTTACTCCTCGCTGTGGACTCACCTACCCCACAGAAAGACGAATTCCGACGATTTCCCGCTACCTGAGTTCCCCGATACCATCATCCACCGCTCGCAGCTCCCGAAGCACCTGCTCATGGCCGACGGCACCGATCCTTGGTCGGACTTCCTTCAGGGACAGATATCTCTCTCGTCGGAAACCGATGCCGTGATCATCAACACCGTCGAAGAGGTGGAGAAGACTGGGTTGCGGATGCTTCGCAAAGTGCTTCCGTGTCCCGTTTGGCCCGTCGGTCCAGTGCTCTCTTCGCTCTCTTCCCCTTCTTCAGCCAGCGCTGGTAACGATCACATCATGAAATGGTTGGATTCGCAACCGCCGGCATCCGTGTTGTACATCTCATTCGGCTCGCAGAACACCATCGCCGCGCCGCAGATGAAGGAGCTGGCGATGGGGCTGGAGGCGAGCAGGACCCGGTTCTTGTGGGTCATCAGGCCTCCTGTGGGGTTCGATGTCAAGGGGGAGTTCAAGGCGGAGTGGCTGCCGGAGAAGTTCGAGGAACGGATGAGAGACGAAGGGACAGGGGTGTTGGTGCACGGTTGGGCACCGCAGCTGGAGATCTTGTCGCACGCGTCGACTGGCGGGTTCCTGAGccactgcgggtggaactcggtGCTGGAGAGCTTGAGCCGAGGCGTGCCGATCGTCGCGTGGCCCCTGTCGGGGGATCAGCTGTACAACGCGAAGATCATGGAGGAGGAGCTGGGGGTATGCGTGGAGGTAGCGAGGGGGAACATGGAGAGCTCCAAGGCGGACAGGGTGGTGGTGGAGAAGGTGGTAAAAGAGGTGATGCACGGAGGACAAAGGGGGAAGGAGATAAGGAGGAGGGTGGAGGAAGTAAGGGGGCTGATGAAAGAGGCATGGAGGGACGGACCCGGGTCGTCGGTGAAGGGGTTGAGCGAGTTCTTCCGAGCTGCGGCTTCCATGAGAGGTGCCGGGATGAAGATGTGA
- the LOC135627127 gene encoding UDP-glycosyltransferase 92A1-like, giving the protein MERIKSHHVVLFPFMTPSHINPFLALAHRLVRHHPALTVTLVNTRFHIQCIRSSSFPSSIRLRSLPFDPAAHGLHPDAENFATVPNHQKLTFLVASESLLPAFDQLIVDIAREDGRPPLCIVADFLLAWTADVAHRYEVFHTVFIPGGAYGMAVFVSLWTHLPHLKTRSDEFALSEFPDTTIHLSQLSRFMLLCDGTDPTSGFYQRLISQWKETNAMLVNTVDEMEATGLRMLRKLFPVPTWAIGPLLISSHSVASASQNRCIMEWLDSQQPASVLYVSFGSLCTITASQMMEVATGLEASEARFIWVIRPPSEFDSNEEFKAEWLPEKFEERMRERGTGVLVHGWAPQLEILSHTSTGAFLSHCGWNSVLESLSRGVPIVAWPLLADQPHNAKMMEEMGVCVEVARGSMESSKADRTDVERVIREVMCGGEKAKEMRRRAEEVGELMRAAWREGVGSSFKGLADFFRAAASMGDVPSLLID; this is encoded by the coding sequence ATGGAGCGCATCAAGAGTCATCATGTAGTTCTCTTTCCCTTCATGACTCCAAGCCACATCAACCCCTTCCTCGCCCTCGCCCACCGCCTCGTCCGGCACCACCCCGCCCTCACCGTTACCCTCGTCAACACCCGTTTCCACATCCAATGCATCCGTagctcctccttcccctcttcCATCCGTCTTCGATCCCTCCCCTTCGACCCCGCCGCCCACGGCCTCCATCCTGACGCCGAGAACTTCGCCACTGTACCCAACCACCAGAAACTTACTTTCCTCGTCGCCTCCGAATCCCTCCTGCCCGCCTTCGACCAGCTCATCGTTGACATAGCTCGAGAAGACGGCCGTCCTCCGCTCTGCATCGTCGCCGACTTCCTCCTCGCGTGGACCGCGGACGTCGCGCACCGGTACGAAGTGTTTCATACCGTATTCATCCCCGGCGGAGCTTACGGCATGGCCGTATTCGTCTCTCTGTGGACTCACCTACCTCACCTGAAGACGAGATCCGATGAGTTCGCGCTGTCCGAGTTCCCCGACACAACCATCCACCTCTCGCAGCTCTCGAGATTCATGCTTCTCTGCGACGGCACCGATCCGACCTCAGGGTTCTATCAGAGACTGATATCTCAATGGAAGGAGACAAACGCCATGCTTGTGAACACGGTAGACGAAATGGAGGCCACAGGACTGCGGATGCTGCGTAAATTGTTTCCTGTTCCCACCTGGGCCATCGGTCCTCTGCTGATCTCCTCTCATTCTGTTGCCAGCGCTAGCCAAAATCGATGTATCATGGAATGGTTGGATTCACAACAACCGGCGTCCGTTTTGTACGTCTCGTTCGGCTCGCTGTGCACCATCACGGCGTCGCAGATGATGGAAGTGGCGACGGGGCTTGAGGCCAGCGAGGCACGGTTCATATGGGTCATCAGACCGCCTTCAGAGTTCGACAGCAATGAGGAGTTCAAGGCGGAGTGGCTGCCGGAGAAGTTCGAGGAGCGGATGCGAGAGCGAGGGACGGGGGTGTTGGTGCACGGATGGGCGCCGCAGCTGGAGATCCTGTCGCATACGTCGACGGGCGCGTTCCTCAGccactgcgggtggaactcggtGCTGGAGAGCTTGAGCCGAGGCGTGCCGATCGTGGCGTGGCCGTTGTTGGCGGATCAGCCACACAACGCGAAGATGATGGAGGAGATGGGGGTGTGCGTGGAGGTGGCGAGAGGGAGCATGGAGAGCTCGAAGGCAGACCGGACGGACGTGGAGAGGGTGATAAGGGAGGTGATGTGCGGGGGAGAGAAGGCGAAGGAGATGAGGAGGAGGGCGGAGGAAGTCGGGGAGCTGATGAGAGCGGCATGGAGGGAGGGAGTTGGGTCATCGTTTAAGGGATTGGCCGACTTCTTCCGGGCTGCGGCTTCCATGGGAGATGTGCCGAGTTTGTTGATCgactaa